The sequence TTCGAATGAAGCACGCGAACATTTCAAACGGGGTCTCGGTATTGCCAATAAACACATTAAACTATTTGAATCAGTCTTGGAAGAAGATCATTTAAATTCGCCTTTTTCCTGGCAATCGATGATCACGAATTCCACGTCGACGACTTTTTCCGATAAATACATGATGTTTCAAATCCAATTATCGACGCAACTTAGCCTTTCTTATTACGGGTCGGCGCTCAGCGTGAATGCCAGAAGGGATATAGGCGTAGATTACTTGCGTTTCATGGCAGAACTGTTGCATTTTGCCGAAGACGGTGCCCAGCTTATGATCAAAAATGGGTGGTTGGAACAGCCTCCAACAGCAAGTGACCGAGAATCGATTGCAAAGGAAAGGAGTAATAAATAATTTTTCAGAAACTGGACGCTAGGAACGATTCCTAGCTTTTTTATTTGATGCACCATGGGTCAAGGACAACATAATATTTCAGCTACTTTTTTTCGCTAAACTGCCATTTAACGGATTAACAACCTGAAAAGATGGACTGCTGAAAACAGTCCATCGTTGTTCAATTCTTGCGCCCTATAATGGAATAACTGAATAGTTTCTATTGGCTGGTTTATTTAAATAAGAAAATATCCATCAAAAGTGGCACCGTAATATCTTCAACTCTTGTACCTGTTGAATAGGAGGTTATTTTAATTCTTCAATTATGGATTCTCCTTCACTTTGGTCAGTATCTGTCCATTTCCATTTCTCATGTAATCTAATTCTTCCATCTGGGAGGGTTTCTGGAGTAGAGTAACATTGACCGCCTCTTATTTCGTTTCTTGTGTTTACATGGTTATATCTAAACTGTAAACTGCTATTGTCCTTTACTAATCCAATTAGTGTCCCTTTAACAATTTCTCCTCCACTATATGTTGCTGAGAGGATGTTCCCTTCTTGTTTGTATTCAAAAATCGTTTTTGAAGAAACTTCTCCGTTTGCTGTATTTTCAATTGAAACAAATTTACGTCCATTATAATTTATCAACATTTCACCCTCAATAGTTATAATATTCAAATAATTTAACGTATTTTTCCACTTTGTTCAATTAAATTCTATGACTTGAAAAATAAAGTCTTAGAATGCGGCTGCTTTATTGCGCTAGCGTATCTCAGATAGCATAATCCCGTGAATTGGAAAATTGATTACAGCCACTAATGCTCAACTATATATTTCCCCCAGTATCCGGTAATCGGCAGTTTTCGAGCTAAAGACCAATAATAATTATGAAAAAATTATTAGAGGTATGGAACAGCACGGGTCCCCAAAGAGAGTTAGTCTTTTTCCAGATGTATCCTAACGCAAATGAGATAATTCCTATATAGACAGAGTTGCTTGCAATATCAAATGCCGATTTGTTTAGAGATAACCATAGAGGATAGTGTATAAAGATGAACATTATCGTCGTAACTAAATTTGCCCTCCAAAAGTTCATTCTTGACGCAAGTTTATTGAGGAAAAATCCTCTAAACAATAACTCTTCAATCATTCCAGCAAATATCACGGCTTTTAGCCATTCGGAAAACCCGGATTTCATGTGGAAAAATGGCTGTTTAAATATCACACTATTAACAAGAACCTGATAAATCACTAACAGTACCAGTGGAATAACGAACCAACGCCAGTTTTCAATTTTTTTGTTCATTTTCAGGAATGTGACCCAATCATCCTTCTCCACTATCTTGATGTATAAAATCACGGGTAGAACCCATATTACTATTTTAGCGAATACAAAGCAAAGTCCCCAGAATACCGTTTGCGAATTGACATTGAGATAAGTTCTGACGAACAACCAAGCCGCATAAAAGACCACGTAGTAGATGCCCACTCTTGTCAATACTGATTGTTTCCGATTGACTTGTGCTCCCCATTAGCCAATTGCATTACACGGTACCTCCTTAATCATAATCGTAGCTATTATTCCATTATTCTTTAGTAAGATAAGGCCAGCCCCAATCGGAATAGCGTCTTCATCAAATGTGAACTTTGCCTCTTCAAGAGCAATTTCAAGAAAATAACGACCCTGTTCCATAAACATCCCCCCGAAAGTAATCAATTACGCTTTACACTTGAGTTCACCCATACCAAATCATACCATAAAATGGGGGTTGTAAAACTATTTAAGTCTACCCTTTATTCCACTAAACTGCCCGATAACGCTATCGTCAGTCTAAGACTTTATTTTCCCAGTCTAAAACTATATTTTTCCGATCTAATACTTTATTTTTCAATCTAGTACTTTATTTTCTATTGACAATAACACTTTTTTTGCATTTCAAGACATCCTCCGCTATTACTTCAAAATTATGGACCTGGCACTCAAAAACAATTCCTAACCTATCTTTTCAGCATTTTGTTGGCAGGCAGCCCAAAAGCATGCCCCATTTCATGTGCTACTACACTTTGGGTGAATTGAGATACTGTGTACTCCCAATCAAATGATGGTTCCTGTATTCGCGCAGGGTTTATTACGGTTGAATTTTTTGTAAATGCTTATTGAACTCCCTCAGTTTAATTCGATTTTCTCCCGAATACTCGCTTATTCGCAGGATTTCATATTCCTTTAATTAGGTTTAACGGATAAAAGAAATGATTTCAGATCATTAAGGCTTTGTGAAGGCATAGTTAAATAGAGGAGTAAAGTGTTACTCCACAATTTACCATATAATGTACATGCTCCACGCCGCCCCTGGAGGCTTTCCCTCCCATGTCTCAACGGGTCATTCGCCCTATCATTCCTTCGTCATGCCTATCCAAGGGGTGGAGGCCAGTCATGCTAATCTGATGGGTCAGTGCCCTTATGTTCAATAAATCTGGTACTCCGTACATATTTGAAATCCTACGAATAAGCCAATATTCGGTTAATATAAGTGTTCTATATTATTTATTTCAAGGGGACGAACAATCTTCAATTCTGTAAATTATTAGGCTGCTATTGGTGAAAATGGTTTGAGCTTATCAGGACAATAGGATTCATTTCGACTAGATATACTTACAAAGATCCTTGCCAACTTGCCAATTAACTTCATAATTGATTTCATTTTCTTCATTTTTTTAACTTTGACATTATGAGAATGTAATGCTTGGAATTCTGGGTTATTCATCACAAGACTCATTGTAGCTAAGTAAAGGAATCGCCTTAGTCTGGAACGTCCTCGCTTTGAAATGACAATTTGGCCTTTCCATTTACCTGAACTTGCTTCCGCTAAATGCAATCCAGCATGACGAAGAAGTGAATTTCCATGAGAAAATTGACTTAAGTCTCCTGCCTCACCCAATATACCAGCTAAAGAAATGTCACTAATTCCTTTAATGGTGAGTAACTTCTTAGCGAAAGGAATTTTGTTTAATGCTTCAGTAACTTGTTGTTCAACTCTTTCGAGTTGTGTTACAGCTAAATCATATTCCTCTAATAACTGATTTAAATGGAATTTATAAGCATCGAGTGCTTGTCTAGTACCGACAGATTTCTTAGCTAACTGGAGGAGTAATAGGGCCTTTTTTAATCCAGGCTGCCTCTTCATCACTGATTTCCACCCAGTAATAACCTCGTGAGGCTGCATAGTCTCTAAGCCCATAGGGGATGGGAATAACCGAAGGGTTGCGATTGCCCCTTTAGCCTTAATATCTTTAAATACCTGTCGGAGTTCAGGAAAGACAATATCTACCCAACGGTTCAATTGATTAATAGAGCTGACAAGACGTTTCACTACTACATCACGGTTAGACATCAGAACCCTTAGTTTTTCAAATGGTTCTGATGTATACCTAACTTCAGAGTAGTAACCGTTTTTTACCATATCAGCGATAACTAAGGCATCTTTTTTATCACTTTTTGATTGAGTATTATCACGGTTTTCTTTATTCTTTTTTACTAAATGTGGGTTTACCGTTACTACCTCAATATTTTGATTAGAAAGCCATTTTGAAAGATTGATCCAGTAATGCCCAGTTGGTTCCATCCCAACAATAGCTTCATCTAGGTTGTTTAATCTTTGAAGATTTTTAATCCATTCAAGTAAACTAGCAAATCCTTCTTCATTATTTTTGAATTTAAGGGGATCTCCGACTACAATTCCACGAAAATTTACGGCTCTGGCCACGTGAAATTGTTGGGCAATATCCACGCCAACAACAAGATGTTTAACGGAAATTCTTTCTATCAGTTGATTTTGTTTGTTTTGCATTTTAAACTTCATAGTAGGGTTCCTCCTAAAGTTGTGAGTTAGAGTGGTGTCTATACTCATATCTTACTGAGGGGCCCTATTTTTTTCAAAGTCGAAAAATAACCATCTACAGGAATGCTAATGATGCTCTTAAAGTATTCACCCCATTTTCTAAGTAACCCTTTAAACAAGTTAACGTATATACCCAACCTTCTTTTTGTCCCATCATTTTGTTTACAATTTCGGGGTCATCTTCTTTCAAACCTGATTCGTTAACTTCAATAATTGTAGTCGAACTATCCAACTCTTTTAGCGTAATTTTAACAACAGTTTCTTGACTATATCCCCCCCACGAGAACACGATTTGCCAATTTTCTTCTACTTCCAATACCTTTATGTCCCCTTGAGCATTGTATTCGTTGTATCTCAGAGTAACCGTCTTGCCTTGTTCCCATCTTTCAGAGCTTCTCGAGAACCAAAAATTCCCGATTTTTTCAGGATCCACTATAGCTTCAAAAACTTCATTAGCTGGCTTTAGTATTTTCATTTTCGTAGATACTTGAGTATCCATACAAAACAACCCCCTCTTGGTATGTATAATTGACAACGCTTCTATTTTACCAATTTTAAAAATTATACTCAAAACCCCTTTATTTATATGGTTTCTTGTTTAACAATCTGGCCCAATTCATTAAGAAGAACGCATTTCTTACTCTAGAAATGCGCCTGATTGTGGAAGATTAATGCTTAAATCTTATTCAAGTCAAGCCCCTTTTACTTAAGTCCAATACTTCACATATTCTAATCTCTGATAAAAAATAAATAAAAAGATGATACCTTTTAAGGCATCATCCCTTAGATAGGTTTCCAGCACTCTTTCAAGGGTACTGTTTTATTTCCAAAGAAGGTCAATAAAATAATTTTTTCAGTTGTGAGTCATCTTAAAATTGAACTTCCCCGTTTGCGAAATAAATAAAAAGCTACCCTATTGGTAGCTGGAACTATAAAAGGAAAGCACCTTATAGTTTACAAGAGTTCTTCCACGTACTTAAATTTTAGATTAAAAGGTTACAATAACTTTGCCTTGTGAGTGTCCAGTAGAAACTTTTATTAATGCTTTGTTAATATCATTAAAATTATAAATTGAATCAATAGAGGGCGTGATATTTTCCTTTTCAACAAG comes from Neobacillus endophyticus and encodes:
- a CDS encoding n-acetylglutamate synthase; protein product: MINYNGRKFVSIENTANGEVSSKTIFEYKQEGNILSATYSGGEIVKGTLIGLVKDNSSLQFRYNHVNTRNEIRGGQCYSTPETLPDGRIRLHEKWKWTDTDQSEGESIIEELK
- a CDS encoding CPBP family intramembrane glutamic endopeptidase, producing MNKKIENWRWFVIPLVLLVIYQVLVNSVIFKQPFFHMKSGFSEWLKAVIFAGMIEELLFRGFFLNKLASRMNFWRANLVTTIMFIFIHYPLWLSLNKSAFDIASNSVYIGIISFALGYIWKKTNSLWGPVLFHTSNNFFIIIIGL
- a CDS encoding IS110 family transposase; its protein translation is MKFKMQNKQNQLIERISVKHLVVGVDIAQQFHVARAVNFRGIVVGDPLKFKNNEEGFASLLEWIKNLQRLNNLDEAIVGMEPTGHYWINLSKWLSNQNIEVVTVNPHLVKKNKENRDNTQSKSDKKDALVIADMVKNGYYSEVRYTSEPFEKLRVLMSNRDVVVKRLVSSINQLNRWVDIVFPELRQVFKDIKAKGAIATLRLFPSPMGLETMQPHEVITGWKSVMKRQPGLKKALLLLQLAKKSVGTRQALDAYKFHLNQLLEEYDLAVTQLERVEQQVTEALNKIPFAKKLLTIKGISDISLAGILGEAGDLSQFSHGNSLLRHAGLHLAEASSGKWKGQIVISKRGRSRLRRFLYLATMSLVMNNPEFQALHSHNVKVKKMKKMKSIMKLIGKLARIFVSISSRNESYCPDKLKPFSPIAA
- a CDS encoding SRPBCC family protein is translated as MDTQVSTKMKILKPANEVFEAIVDPEKIGNFWFSRSSERWEQGKTVTLRYNEYNAQGDIKVLEVEENWQIVFSWGGYSQETVVKITLKELDSSTTIIEVNESGLKEDDPEIVNKMMGQKEGWVYTLTCLKGYLENGVNTLRASLAFL